The DNA region GGATGGGTGTCGATAACACTGGAAAGGGAAGGAATCGGCCAGCGATCGACCAGATGATATCCCAGACCTATAATTTCCGTCAGGAAATCGGCTTCATTGCGTATTTGGTAGGGTACATAGGCTGGGCCAATCCGTTCAAGCGTGACGACGGTAGTGCCTTTTCGAAGGGCGACCTTGTTCAGCAAGAGGTGGCGCGGCAATGAAGGCAGGCGCTTCAGCAAAACCGATGGTGAAACATCGAGATACTGCATCAGGCCGGAACCGAGAAACAACGACAGGGCGCCGGCATCCTCGACCCGATCCACGAAAGATAATCTGGTCAACCCCTCTCGCTCGGCCATCCGCCGGCCGGCTCGAACGATCGCCGGAAGATCGTAAACAACCCATTGGAAGGAGTCGTCGAACGGCAAAAGCTTGCGGAATGCACGGTATTTGGTTCCCATATGGCCGCCGGCGTCGACAACTCCATCGATGTCATCCATGAGATGG from Rhizobium sullae includes:
- a CDS encoding methyltransferase, TIGR04325 family, which encodes MMLASYVTRNAHPFLRNVANGFNRSFGLILAVQGRLRYLSPFPRRFTGAYSSFDEAIAAARSSTLAGYDHDEVAHVAFEKMCQVTPWDYPVLFWMRHLMDDIDGVVDAGGHMGTKYRAFRKLLPFDDSFQWVVYDLPAIVRAGRRMAEREGLTRLSFVDRVEDAGALSLFLGSGLMQYLDVSPSVLLKRLPSLPRHLLLNKVALRKGTTVVTLERIGPAYVPYQIRNEADFLTEIIGLGYHLVDRWPIPSLSSVIDTHPELGASESSGFYFRLN